Proteins encoded in a region of the Planococcus citri chromosome 1, ihPlaCitr1.1, whole genome shotgun sequence genome:
- the LOC135833268 gene encoding uncharacterized protein LOC135833268, with amino-acid sequence MNSVLIILFAASLMITVSLSYHVVEKQDFESMNDLKFLKECSKELNLTKYNFTVAYLRSIGLPNSLDEGCLLDCYFFKMGQIKKKQLLTYMEHKFVGQPPKSGTDLTNKTQTYKEKVAKAETDCGKFLKMFRFEECLLVSQYRYCVAKVMNGTRLPLLIDDIGVFEED; translated from the exons ATGAATTCCGTTCTGATTATTTTGTTTGCTGCAAGTTTGATGATCACAGTTTCGCTTTCCTATCATGTGGTCGAGAAACAA GATTTCGAATCGatgaatgatttaaaatttctcaaagagTGTTCGAAAGAACTAAACCTTACCAAATACAATT TTACTGTGGCATACTTGAGATCCATCGGTTTACCAAACAGTTTAGACGAAGGT TGCTTGTTggattgttattttttcaaaatgggtcaG ATTAAAAAGAAACAACTGTTGACCTACATGGAACATAAATTCGTTGGTCAGCCTCCAAAATCAGGAACCGATTTGACGAATAAAACACAAACTTATAAAGAGAAAGTGGCTAAAGCAGAGACAGACTGTGGCAAGTTTC tcaAAATGTTTCGTTTTGAGGAGTGCCTTCTAGTTTCTCAGTATAGATATTGCGTTGCAAAAGTGATGAACGGCACGCGACTGCCTTTACTAATAGATGATATAGGCGTTTTTGAAGAAGATTAG
- the LOC135842439 gene encoding uncharacterized protein LOC135842439, translating into MNSLLALLFWSNVAIIMATSVNLGDGEPPRIVPPEIEDERPKDDQLLPNREYVKECKEVLKNELNLTYLECKDHKMLWLPYYNSCSCLVDCYYHKLGVLFQKNNSAMVEYALVSSPNFDYYKKNISDPYTFKLYQSINLCRLILESQRYERCHFMYHYRRCIIKRMEAEDYEAMFGNF; encoded by the exons atgaacTCTTTATTGGCTCTTTTATTTTGGAGTAATGTGGCAATCATAATGGCTACCAGTGTCAATCTAGGAGACGGCGAACCACCGAGGATAGTGCCACCGGAGATCGAAGATGAGCGACCAAAG gACGATCAGCTTCTTCCAAACCGAGAATACGTCAAAGAGTGCAAGGAAGTATTGAAGAACGAATTGAATCTCACTTACC tggagTGTAAAGACCATAAAATGCTCTGGTTACCGTATTATAATTCGTGTAGC TGTCTTGTTGATTGCTACTACCACAAGCTTGGCGTG CTTTTCCAGAAGAATAATTCAGCGATGGTGGAGTATGCGTTAGTAAGCTCGCCAAATTTCGATTATTACAAGAAAAACATATCAGATCCCTATACATTCAAATTgtatcaatcaatcaatctcTGCAGACTAATTC tcgaAAGTCAAAGGTACGAGAGATGTCATTTCATGTATCATTACAGACGTTGTATTATAAAACGTATGGAGGCGGAGGATTATGAGGCCATGTtcggtaatttttaa
- the LOC135833271 gene encoding uncharacterized protein LOC135833271 — MNSFLVLLICANAAIMVSFVIAEKNKTQDDWDVEPPMMTPLTPELEEERPKEFQYLPNKQFIQECKDELNYTKPFNLDAVRISWIPRRKRDVCLLDCYYGKLGVLVRKNNTHSEEYAFAKPPDSESYQNETSAYAIKLYQVMNLCKEHLMSHPTPRCYLMYRYRLCIDSHMDDKYEAISLNIG; from the exons atgaattccTTTTTAGTCCTTTTAATTTGCGCGAACGCAGCGATCATGGTTTCTTTTGTAAtcgcagaaaaaaataaaacacaggaTGACTGGGATGTCGAACCACCGATGATGACGCCACTGACACCAGAGCTCGAAGAAGAACGTCCtaag gagtttCAGTATTTGCCGAACAAGCAGTTTATTCAAGAGTGCAAGGATGAATTGAATTACACTAAACCTT TCAATTTAGATGCTGTAAGAATAAGCTGGATTCCGAGACGTAAAAGGGACGTC tgccTGCTCGATTGTTACTATGGTAAACTTGGTGTG CTCGTTCGTAAAAATAATACGCATTCTGAAGAATACGCGTTTGCCAAACCGCCAGATTCTGAATCATATCAGAATGAGACGTCTGCGTACGCGATAAAGCTGTATCAAGTGATGAATCTTTGTAAAGAACATC TTATGTCCCATCCTACACCGAGGTGTTATTTGATGTATCGATACCGATTATGCATTGACAGTCATATGGACGATAAATATGAGGCAATTTCCTTAAACATTGGTTGA
- the LOC135833272 gene encoding uncharacterized protein LOC135833272, with translation MNSFLALLICANVAIMVSLVLGQELKVHDGEPLAFDDVTEKPKHWVTLRDEKFLQDCQDELNITRRYNIKALRVNWVPTKRTHVCLLDCYYFKLGKLYQKNNTEFVEYAFVDPPDFDFYQNETSAIMKKMYESINLCKQFLLNHRIERCTFMYQYRHCVDSHQRNRDDVELLGTRLG, from the exons atgaaTTCTTTCTTAGCTCTTTTAATTTGCGCGAATGTGGCGATCATGGTATCCCTTGTTCTGGGACAGGAGTTGAAAGTACACGATGGTGAGCCGCTGGCCTTTGACGATGTAACTGAAAAACCCAAG CATTGGGTGACTCTGCGAgacgaaaaatttcttcaagatTGCCAGGATGAACTTAACATTACTCGACGTT ataaTATTAAAGCTTTGCGTGTCAACTGGGTTCCAACAAAAAGAACGCATGTC tGCCTCCTAGATTGTTACTATTTTAAACTGGGAAag CTCTATCAGAAAAATAATACAGAATTTGTCGAATATGCGTTTGTCGACCCGCCTGATTTCGATTTCTATCAGAACGAGACGTctgcaattatgaaaaaaatgtatgaatcgATCAACCTTTGCAAACAATTTC ttttgaatcaTCGTATAGAGAGGTGCACTTTTATGTATCAATACAGACATTGCGTTGACAGCCATCAAAGAAATAGAGACGACGTCGAGCTCCTTGGCACCAGACTTGGTTGA
- the LOC135833273 gene encoding uncharacterized protein LOC135833273, whose translation MDFLLKVLLISGYLATLTVSSPLNEYSPELKNTYAEECKKELNASKEDFLILNSEKVPKNEVQSCLVDCLYTKLGAIKGEKWDEDAHIRIIKTKYANEKEKFSEVKKKIKKCAAEAKKSPNETCGIGKNLRTCLDVLKKNKNTSKSTNAKNKDNETSQS comes from the exons ATGGATTTTTTACTAAAAGTTTTATTGATTTCAGGTTATTTGGCTACTTTAACGGTTTCATCACCATTG AACGAATACAGTCCAGAgctaaaaaatacctacgcCGAAGAATGTAAAAAAGAGCTAAATGCGAGTAAAG AGGATTTCCTTATTTTAAATTCCGAGAAAGTGCCCAAAAACGAAGTTCAAAGT tgCCTGGTGGATTGCCTTTACACCAAATTAGGAgcg ATCAAAGGTGAGAAATGGGATGAAGATGCGCATATACGCATAATCAAAACAAAATATGCCAACGAGAAAGAGAAATTTTCCGAAGTTAAgaagaaaattaagaaatgtgCTGCAGAAG CTAAAAAATCTCCCAATGAAACTTGTGGCataggaaaaaatttgagaacctGCTTGGATGTTCTTAAAAaa AACAAAAATACATCGAAGTCGACGAATGCCAAGAATAAAGATAACGAAACCTCGCAATCGTAG
- the LOC135833270 gene encoding uncharacterized protein LOC135833270: MDHHERLLSVHSFRTYFEFVIKKMNFVLMVLVSTSLVITVSVSYHVVEKTDFELMYDLRFVKECTNELNLELSLNTSNYNFTVADLKSIGIPKTLDEGCLLDCYHFKMGQIRKRKQPDFMEYRFIGQPPKSGIDLTNKTQSYIKKVAEAEADCGKFLTTMVIKECHLVFQHRYCVAKVLNGTRLQLLH; encoded by the exons ATGGACCATCATGAAAGACTTTTGAGTGTTCATTCTTTCCGAACCTATTTTGAATTCGTtataaaaaagatgaatttcGTGCTGATGGTTCTGGTTAGTACGAGTTTGGTGATCACGGTTTCAGTGTCATACCATGTGGTCGAGAAAACG GATTTCGAATTGATGTACGATCTTCGCTTCGTCAAAGAGTGTACAAACGAATTGAACCTGGAACTGAGCCTCAATACGAGTAACTATAATT TTACTGTAGCAGACCTAAAATCCATCGGTATACCAAAAACATTAGATGAAGGT tGCTTACTAGATTGTTACCATTTTAAAATGGGCCAG aTCAGAAAGAGGAAACAGCCAGACTTCATGGAATACAGATTCATTGGTCAGCCTCCAAAATCAGGAATCGATTTGACGAATAAAACACAAAGTTATATTAAGAAAGTGGCTGAAGCTGAGGCAGATTGTGGCAAGTTTC tcaCAACTATGGTTATTAAGGAGTGCCACCTGGTTTTTCAACACAGGTATTGTGTTGCGAAAGTTCTAAACGGTACAAGACTGCAATTATTACACTGA